One part of the Thermoanaerobacterium sp. CMT5567-10 genome encodes these proteins:
- the spoIVB gene encoding SpoIVB peptidase — translation MFNFYFLSALIIYVNYIPAIKGICQTPNYFKIFEGEKVNFNFNLPLKVGFYTDKKGIVKIINNDNKNILNLGRPFYVETLNRGKVNINLKLFGILPIKNVSVDVIPTINVIPGGQSIGVRLNTKGALVVGYADIIGTDDRIYSPYREGKIQIGDIILEVNNIKISCADDITNIINNQKDLPVTLKINRKGNIVYAKIHPVLAKEDEKYKLGLWVRDHTAGIGTLTFYSADKRFYAALGHAITDIDTGDILSVNNGQVMKSRIVSISKGKRSSPGELRGIFLEEVDNIGNIEKNTEYGIYGKVYDSINDIVRKPIPIGFQSQVKEGPAKILTTIDNTGVKEFDIQIVKKVEQKNPNQKGMIIKVIDKNLLNKTGGIVQGMSGSPIIQNGKLIGAITHVFVNDPSKGYAVYAEWMINEMKNL, via the coding sequence ATATTTAATTTTTATTTTTTATCGGCTTTAATAATATATGTTAATTATATACCAGCAATTAAAGGTATTTGCCAAACTCCCAATTATTTTAAAATTTTTGAAGGAGAAAAGGTAAATTTTAATTTTAATTTACCTCTTAAAGTCGGCTTTTATACAGACAAAAAAGGAATTGTTAAAATTATTAATAACGACAATAAAAATATCCTAAATTTGGGAAGACCATTTTATGTGGAAACATTAAATCGAGGAAAAGTAAATATAAATCTTAAACTATTTGGCATTTTGCCAATAAAAAATGTTTCTGTCGATGTTATACCAACGATAAATGTCATTCCAGGAGGGCAATCAATAGGAGTCAGACTCAATACAAAAGGAGCACTTGTAGTTGGATACGCAGATATAATAGGCACAGATGACAGAATTTATAGCCCGTATAGAGAGGGCAAAATACAAATAGGTGACATTATACTGGAGGTTAACAATATAAAGATTAGCTGTGCTGATGATATCACGAATATTATAAATAATCAAAAAGATTTGCCTGTAACTTTAAAGATAAATAGAAAAGGTAATATTGTATATGCTAAAATACACCCTGTGTTGGCTAAAGAAGATGAAAAATACAAGTTAGGATTGTGGGTGAGAGATCACACTGCTGGAATCGGAACACTAACATTTTATTCTGCAGATAAAAGATTTTATGCAGCTTTAGGGCATGCAATTACAGACATTGATACAGGAGATATATTATCTGTGAATAATGGCCAAGTGATGAAATCTAGAATAGTGTCTATAAGCAAGGGGAAAAGAAGCAGTCCTGGAGAGTTAAGGGGGATATTTTTAGAAGAGGTTGATAATATAGGAAATATTGAAAAGAATACTGAATATGGAATATACGGCAAAGTATATGATAGTATAAATGACATAGTTAGAAAACCGATACCAATAGGTTTTCAATCTCAAGTTAAAGAGGGCCCAGCAAAAATTTTAACGACAATTGATAATACAGGAGTTAAAGAATTTGATATACAAATTGTAAAAAAAGTTGAGCAGAAAAATCCAAATCAAAAAGGAATGATTATTAAAGTTATAGATAAAAATTTGCTAAATAAGACAGGGGGAATAGTACAGGGGATGAGTGGAAGCCCAATAATACAAAATGGAAAGCTTATTGGTGCAATAACACATGTATTTGTTAATGATCCTTCGAAAGGATATGCTGTCTATGCAGAATGGATGATAAATGAAATGAAAAATTTATAA
- the recN gene encoding DNA repair protein RecN: MILALSIKNIALIEEAEIKFEDGLNILTGETGAGKSIVIDSMMLLLGGRANKDIIRNGTQKATVEGIFLINSHRDLIHNILDEAGIEYEEDDTLIISRDITENGRNYCRVNGRIVPLSILNKLGTYLVDILGQHEHQFLLDNSKHMAILDNFQDKNFFKTKNIIKDLLGKYNSLNNKLKEFNLDDKEKISRIDLLKYQINEIESANIKPEEEDDLIEKRNILINSEKLFNYMNESYNLLYKGIEDNTSIIDNLSTVLKNLDTSSRIDKKLEKLKDMIESILYTLEDCSLQIRDYVENIDFNAENLNEIEKRLDLLNNLKRKYGRTIEEIIKYKEEKNNELLKLLDAEKEINKINEEKEKIMAKIKELSDELHLKRKNVADFLEKKVSTVLSELNMPNTIFKVDIRKKDVPNENGMDDVEFLISTNIGEPLKPLEKIASGGELSRIMLALKTILADFDGISTLIFDEVDTGISGKAAQAVAEKMALISRNHQVICVTHLPQITSMADAHYKITKEVNKDKTYIKIEKLNYEGKIKELSRIISGSIMTDTTYNHSKELIDLAQKYKNSISQR; the protein is encoded by the coding sequence ATGATCCTTGCACTGAGCATAAAAAATATAGCGCTAATTGAAGAAGCTGAGATAAAATTTGAAGATGGTTTAAACATACTTACTGGAGAAACAGGTGCCGGTAAATCTATTGTTATTGATTCAATGATGCTTTTGCTAGGTGGAAGGGCAAATAAAGACATAATACGGAATGGTACTCAAAAGGCGACTGTGGAAGGTATATTTTTAATAAATTCCCACAGGGACTTAATACATAACATTCTTGATGAAGCTGGTATCGAATATGAGGAAGATGATACTCTGATAATAAGTAGAGATATAACTGAAAATGGAAGAAATTATTGCAGAGTTAATGGCAGAATTGTTCCATTATCTATTTTGAATAAACTTGGAACGTATTTAGTAGACATTTTAGGGCAGCATGAGCACCAGTTTCTTCTTGATAACAGTAAACATATGGCGATATTAGATAATTTTCAAGATAAAAATTTTTTTAAGACAAAAAATATTATTAAGGATTTGCTGGGGAAATATAATTCTTTAAATAATAAATTAAAAGAATTTAATTTGGATGATAAAGAAAAAATATCAAGAATAGATCTTCTAAAATATCAAATAAATGAAATTGAATCAGCTAACATCAAACCAGAAGAAGAGGATGATTTGATTGAAAAGCGCAATATATTGATAAACTCTGAAAAACTATTTAATTATATGAATGAGTCGTATAATTTACTTTACAAAGGTATAGAAGATAATACTTCTATCATTGATAATCTTAGTACTGTTTTAAAAAATTTAGATACTTCATCACGAATAGACAAAAAGCTTGAGAAGTTGAAAGATATGATTGAAAGTATTTTATATACATTGGAAGATTGTTCTTTACAAATAAGAGATTATGTAGAAAATATTGACTTTAATGCAGAAAATTTAAATGAAATAGAAAAAAGATTAGATTTGTTAAATAATCTTAAAAGAAAATATGGACGAACGATAGAAGAAATAATTAAATATAAAGAGGAAAAAAATAATGAATTGTTAAAATTGTTAGATGCGGAGAAAGAAATTAATAAAATAAATGAAGAAAAAGAAAAAATAATGGCTAAGATAAAGGAATTGTCTGATGAATTACATCTGAAAAGAAAAAATGTGGCAGATTTTCTAGAAAAGAAAGTCAGTACTGTATTAAGTGAGCTGAATATGCCTAATACAATATTCAAAGTTGATATCAGAAAGAAAGATGTACCAAACGAAAATGGAATGGACGATGTAGAATTTTTGATTTCAACTAACATTGGAGAACCATTAAAACCACTTGAAAAGATAGCATCTGGTGGTGAGTTATCTAGGATAATGCTGGCTCTTAAAACAATTTTAGCAGATTTTGATGGTATTTCAACGTTGATATTTGACGAAGTTGATACGGGAATTAGTGGTAAAGCGGCACAGGCAGTTGCAGAGAAAATGGCTTTAATATCAAGAAATCATCAAGTTATATGCGTTACACATTTGCCTCAAATAACATCTATGGCTGATGCACATTATAAAATTACAAAAGAAGTTAATAAAGATAAAACATATATAAAAATTGAAAAGCTTAATTACGAAGGAAAAATAAAAGAATTATCACGAATAATAAGCGGTTCAATTATGACAGATACGACTTATAATCATTCAAAAGAATTAATTGATTTGGCACAGAAATATAAAAATTCTATAAGTCAAAGATAG
- a CDS encoding arginine repressor, with protein sequence MMKLARHAKILEIISKNEIETQEELADALQKEGIKVTQATVSRDIKELRLIKVLSADGKKYKYASMKNPDNKVTDKLVALLSGIVSIDYAGNTIVIKTLSGTAPAAAEALDTLNWNEVVGTLAGDNTIFMLVRSEDSVKEIIDRINELIK encoded by the coding sequence ATGATGAAATTAGCTAGACACGCAAAAATTCTTGAGATAATAAGCAAAAATGAAATTGAAACTCAGGAAGAGCTGGCTGATGCTCTTCAAAAAGAAGGGATAAAAGTAACTCAAGCGACAGTATCCCGTGATATTAAAGAATTGAGGCTTATAAAAGTATTGAGCGCTGATGGTAAAAAATATAAGTATGCATCTATGAAAAATCCGGATAATAAAGTTACTGACAAATTAGTTGCACTTTTGTCTGGAATTGTAAGCATAGATTATGCCGGAAACACAATAGTCATTAAGACACTTTCCGGCACGGCACCTGCGGCTGCGGAAGCATTGGATACATTAAACTGGAATGAAGTTGTGGGAACACTTGCTGGTGACAATACCATATTTATGTTAGTAAGATCGGAAGATTCCGTAAAAGAAATTATTGATAGAATTAATGAGTTAATTAAATGA
- a CDS encoding NAD(+)/NADH kinase: protein MKNICVIPNVHKDKNLRMTQNLVSWIIEHGNNPVLNEVIASKIGYDEYGKNTSEIFEISDFIVALGGDGTILNVARQCASFSTPILGVNLGHLGFLAEVDNENIYEAVEKIIKGEFSIDKRMMLEASVVKDNMEVVNFIALNDIVVTRGSFSRMVKLKVFVNEQYVNTYLADGIIISSPTGSTAYSLSAGGPIVYPNLELFVITPICPHTLHSRSIIVSEKDRIKLVIVGENQDVMITTDGQQGYKLDSGDNIYIRKSNKYTNLIRLKNTNFFDLLRSKLSERNINT, encoded by the coding sequence ATGAAAAATATTTGTGTTATACCTAATGTACACAAAGACAAAAACTTAAGGATGACCCAAAATCTTGTCAGTTGGATTATTGAACATGGTAATAATCCCGTTTTAAATGAAGTTATTGCATCGAAAATTGGTTATGACGAATATGGAAAAAATACTTCAGAAATTTTTGAAATCAGTGATTTCATTGTAGCTTTGGGTGGCGATGGTACGATTTTAAACGTTGCCAGACAATGTGCATCATTTTCGACTCCAATTCTCGGCGTTAATTTAGGGCATCTGGGATTTTTAGCAGAGGTTGACAATGAAAATATATATGAAGCTGTGGAAAAGATAATCAAAGGTGAATTTTCAATTGATAAAAGGATGATGTTGGAAGCAAGTGTTGTTAAAGATAATATGGAGGTAGTTAATTTTATTGCTTTAAATGATATTGTTGTAACTAGGGGTTCTTTTTCGAGGATGGTAAAATTAAAAGTATTTGTAAATGAACAATATGTCAATACTTATTTGGCTGACGGAATTATTATATCCAGCCCAACAGGTTCGACTGCGTATTCTTTATCTGCAGGAGGACCTATTGTGTATCCAAACCTAGAATTGTTTGTCATAACGCCAATATGTCCTCATACATTGCATTCGCGCTCAATAATTGTATCAGAAAAAGATAGAATAAAGCTTGTAATAGTGGGAGAGAATCAAGATGTAATGATAACAACCGATGGACAGCAAGGTTATAAACTAGACAGTGGTGATAATATTTATATAAGAAAGAGTAATAAATATACTAATTTGATACGACTTAAAAACACAAATTTTTTCGATTTATTGCGTAGCAAATTATCAGAAAGAAATATTAACACATGA
- a CDS encoding TlyA family RNA methyltransferase, protein MKGKERADILLVSKGFFTSREKAKASIMAGEIFADGKRVDKAGDLISVNSKLEVKGKPNPYVSRGGLKLEKAIKYFKIDVKDKIAMDVGASTGGFTDCLLKNGAKKVYAIDVGYGQLDWNLRNDKRVINMERTNIRYLNDLPDVVDIVTIDVSFISLAIVIPSVKKFLKDGGELISLIKPQFEAGREKVGKNGVVKDKNVHIEVIKKVIDVLERLSFGIHGITFSPIKGPEGNIEYLIYAKNNDTNFIEIDVEKLVEMSHDVLNKNKKL, encoded by the coding sequence ATGAAAGGGAAAGAAAGAGCAGATATATTATTAGTAAGTAAAGGCTTTTTTACATCTCGAGAAAAGGCTAAGGCTTCAATTATGGCAGGAGAAATATTTGCAGATGGCAAAAGGGTAGATAAGGCTGGAGATTTGATTAGTGTTAATTCAAAACTGGAAGTAAAAGGTAAACCCAACCCTTATGTTAGTCGTGGAGGCTTAAAACTTGAGAAAGCGATAAAATATTTTAAAATTGATGTAAAAGATAAAATCGCAATGGATGTTGGAGCATCTACTGGTGGGTTTACAGATTGTTTATTAAAAAATGGAGCTAAAAAGGTATATGCTATTGATGTTGGATATGGTCAGCTAGACTGGAACTTAAGAAATGATAAACGTGTTATAAACATGGAAAGAACTAATATACGTTATCTTAATGATTTACCTGATGTTGTCGATATAGTGACTATAGATGTGTCTTTTATATCACTTGCAATTGTAATACCATCAGTTAAGAAATTTTTAAAAGACGGTGGTGAATTGATATCCCTCATTAAACCTCAATTTGAAGCAGGGAGAGAAAAAGTTGGTAAAAATGGTGTTGTTAAGGATAAAAATGTCCATATAGAAGTTATAAAAAAAGTTATAGATGTATTAGAAAGACTATCGTTTGGTATACATGGAATTACTTTTTCTCCTATAAAAGGCCCAGAGGGAAATATTGAGTATTTAATTTATGCAAAAAATAATGATACTAATTTCATTGAAATTGATGTTGAAAAATTAGTAGAAATGTCGCATGATGTACTTAATAAAAATAAAAAGTTATAA